A window from Pangasianodon hypophthalmus isolate fPanHyp1 chromosome 4, fPanHyp1.pri, whole genome shotgun sequence encodes these proteins:
- the kiaa0232 gene encoding uncharacterized protein KIAA0232 homolog produces MRPVSGDSSGASPPESVSLLGSLSPSDMSLLQSLGPVQSWLGQELEKCGIDAMIYTRYVLSLLLHDSYDYDLQDQENDIFLGWEKGAGKKWGKSRRKGGTDLSLEEMKKQAAVQCLRSASDENSAVESLVEELCSKLKDIQKKQKEKEKQTIKKSDESRSPELAESPSSKDQVEMYYEAFPPLSEKPVCLQEIMTVWNKAKASANSSSSSAAPQTSTDTSSPKDCTSEGEVFKDKAPDQSALVTTTTTTTTNEKAQHRRSKKEKENRYHGGASGACSDQVVSQNKRHARHRSDLGHRPRSWSSGSSEGGSSSSGNQGDTKTCKGARIRHRSREVSSRNKKGRQHGQVKLALKAIDKEERRNTGSSCSASEGPLKHQQHYTKKGKKPLRELRKDPSWVELKESGGEANNNREYMEEPLWYTEPISEYFVPFSWSKLETKYRSKPDSPNDLATSIDVDSLSEQVQGICIANTSFQRAYLAAGTFVDGHFVEVSSEGNEEATELNGTSSCPLPEDGKDLDDEHLSEFTHFYEVDIYQSILDPSASDAVQESRILNMIRQKSNEPRDIEAGCCVDLDGFELQGESAIKADSLGASGDDVILTQDMENIAHMWECCSSSSSEELEGESCAGDSPVRLSPPLGSVPFHMSGLSGTFGEPPIQDVSGSTSALDSCFSLFEVQCDSSAFPFSCDSLTSSRENVDSSSCLDPHANKQSRLLIWTKNSAFDENEHCSNLSTRTCSPWSHSEETRSDIEQVAGQADESSQFGSEDVGCIIPPVPTSYLEEEFLDFLQESPSHQQDEMSAGIMSNQTFNKVSKLESVCGIALEQDESKQYSAVLFPEDTNQQNDDYSSGIIKDIWMAVGDRDCVLALEVEKADDDLFSEETPSCQCGCLDGEAKEPIEKKAVQRSEYHLWKGQKEDQGLAKNKVSKVDGGDYATPARPWDVDSERDNTSFILGGVYGELKTLSGDKEWTVVPPINTCGSLLQCASASSSDVVTIAGTDVFMNTGSCFAPGHKPLWRPLVSFGQNGQATKGSGERLNKGFSVIFHEDLLGSCGGYCGEQQGLDYPFSSFDLNNPFSQVLHVECSFEPEDMASFSPGFKPKSILCSNSDNEPFSPRLYGINRTQYRAIRISPRTHFRPISASELSPGWCSVSDGESEKEEMSLPIPGQTDLFDDPQADLKPLEEDAECEGPYYGKSELESGKFLPRLKKSGMEKSAQTSLDSQEGGGTTLTTVEQEICLDCEIAGKSSAAVSAVSSHAEAPVDTLQKEESCVEREACKCVGANQLLEFGKSYDVVQDLHELPLLSFGERSVTSSQREDCWWQNTLCSSMFSGSRCTESSNI; encoded by the exons ATGCGTCCTGTAAGCGGAGATTCGTCCGGTGCTTCCCCTCCCGAGAGTGTGTCGTTGCTGGGCTCTCTTTCCCCGTCCGATATGTCCCTGCTGCAGTCCCTGGGCCCAGTGCAGAGCTGGCTGGGCCAGGAGCTGGAGAAATGTGGCATAGACGCCATGATCTACACCCGATACGTCCTCAGCCTCCTGCTGCACGACAGCTACGACTACGATCTGCAGGACCAG GAGAACGACATCTTCCTGGGTTGGGAGAAGGGAGCTGGCAAAAAGTGGGGGAAGAGCAGGAGGAAGGGAGGGACAGACCTGAGTCTGGAGGAGATGAAGAAGCAGGCCGCTGTGCAATGCCTGCGCTCTGCTTCTGATGAA AACTCTGCAGTCGAAAGTTTGGTTGAGGAGCTTTGCTCCAAGCTCAAGGacattcagaaaaaacaaaaag aaaaagaaaaacaaacaattaagaAGTCAGATGAATCCCGATCTCCTGAATTGGCTGAATCACCTTCTTCTAAAGACCAGGTGGAAAT GTACTATGAAGCCTTTCCACCTCTATCAGAAAAACCTGTTTGTCTCCAAGAGATTATGACCGTGTGGAACAAGGCTAAAGCGAGTGCAAATTCCAGCTCCTCATCTGCTGCCCCTCAAACAAGCACGGACACCTCCTCACCAAAAGACTGCACCAGCGAGGGTGAAGTCTTCAAGGATAAAGCACCCGACCAAAGTGCATTggtcaccaccaccaccaccaccactaccaacGAGAAGGCTCAGCACCGAcgcagcaagaaagaaaaagagaaccGATACCACGGGGGTGCTTCTGGGGCTTGCAGCGACCAGGTCGTTTCTCAAAACAAAAGGCACGCCAGACATCGATCTGATTTGGGGCACCGTCCCCGGTCCTGGTCCTCTGGCTCCAGCGAGGGCGGCTCAAGCTCCAGTGGTAACCAGGGTGACACAAAGACCTGTAAAGGAGCTCGGATCAGACACAGGTCTCGCGAGGTTAGCAGCAGAAACAAAAAAGGGCGACAGCATGGGCAAGTCAAACTAGCCCTGAAGGCTATTGACAAAGAAGAGCGCAGAAACACAGGTAGCAGTTGCAGTGCCTCCGAAGGCCCTTTGAAGCACCAACAGCACTACACGAAAAAAGGCAAAAAGCCCTTAAGGGAGCTTCGGAAAGATCCCAGCTGGGTTGAGTTGAAAGAGTCTGGAGGTGAAGCCAATAACAACAGGGAATATATGGAAGAACCCCTTTGGTACACCGAACCCATATCGGAGTATTTTGTCCCGTTCAGCTGGAGTAAACTGGAGACAAAGTATCGAAGCAAACCAGATTCCCCCAATGACCTAGCTACGTCCATTGATGTGGACAGTCTGTCGGAGCAGGTACAAGGGATCTGCATCGCCAACACTTCGTTTCAAAGGGCGTACCTTGCAGCAGGTACTTTCGTGGATGGGCACTTTGTTGAAGTGTCCAGTGAGGGAAACGAGGAGGCCACTGAACTGAATGGGACCTCAAGCTGCCCTCTTCCTGAGGATGGTAAAGATTTAGATGATGAGCATCTGTCTGAATTCACTCACTTCTATGAAGTTGATATATATCAATCCATATTGGATCCCAGTGCCTCAGATGCAGTACAAGAAAGTCGAATCTTAAACATGATTCGGCAAAAGAGCAATGAGCCAAGAGACATTGAGGCAGGGTGTTGTGTAGATTTAGATGGCTTTGAACTGCAGGGGGAAAGTGCAATAAAGGCAGATTCTTTGGGAGCTTCGGGAGATGATGTGATTCTTACGCAGGACATGGAAAACATCGCTCACATGTGGGAGTGCTGCTCATCATCTAGTTCTGAGGAATTGGAAGGAGAAAGCTGTGCAGGTGACTCTCCAGTTAGGCTCTCCCCACCGTTGGGCAGCGTGCCGTTTCACATGAGCGGGTTGTCGGGCACATTTGGAGAGCCTCCTATCCAAGATGTCAGTGGGAGCACGTCGGCCCTAGACTCCTGTTTCTCGCTCTTTGAGGTGCAGTGCGATAGCTCTGCTTTCCCCTTTTCCTGCGACTCGCTTACATCCAGTCGCGAAAACGTAGATTCAAGTAGCTGTCTGGATCCCCATGCAAACAAACAGTCTCGCTTGCTAATTTGGACCAAAAATAGTGCCTTTGATGAGAACGAACACTGCTCTAACCTGTCGACGAGAACATGCAGTCCGTGGTCCCACTCGGAGGAGACGCGCTCAGACATTGAGCAAGTCGCTGGCCAAGCAGATGAGTCTTCTCAGTTTGGCAGTGAGGACGTTGGCTGCATAATTCCTCCTGTTCCAACTTCATACCTGGAGGAGGAGTTTTTGGATTTCTTGCAGGAGAGCCCGAGTCACCAGCAAGATGAAATGAGTGCAGGCATAATGTCCAATCAGACCTTCAACAAGGTATCTAAACTGGAGTCTGTTTGTGGAATAGCATTAGAGCAGGACGAGAGCAAACAGTACAGCGCCGTTTTGTTTCCGGAAGACACCAACCAACAAAATGATGATTATAGctcaggaataataaaagatatTTGGATGGCTGTTGGAGACCGAGATTGTGTTTTAGCTCTTGAAGTGGAGAAAGCAGACGATGACTTGTTTTCGGAGGAGACGCCCAGCTGTCAGTGTGGCTGTCTTGACGGTGAGGCGAAGGAGCCCATCGAAAAGAAGGCTGTACAGCGTTCAGAGTACCATCTGTGGAAGGGTCAGAAGGAGGACCAAGGCCTGGCCAAAAATAAGGTCTCCAAGGTGGACGGAGGGGACTATGCAACACCTGCCAGGCCTTGGGATGTTGATTCGGAGAGGGACAATACATCATTTATTCTTGGAGGAGTGTACGGAGAACTAAAGACCCTAAGCGGTGACAAGGAATGGACTGTGGTTCCACCCATCAACACCTGCGGGAGCCTGCTGCAGTGTGCATCGGCTTCCTCATCTGATGTGGTAACCATTGCAGGCACGGATGTGTTCATGAATACAGGCAGTTGCTTTGCTCCTGGTCATAAGCCCCTGTGGCGACCTTTGGTGTCCTTTGGACAGAACGGTCAGGCTACCAAAGGGTCAGGGGAAAGACTGAATAAGGGATTTTCTGTTATCTTCCATGAAGATTTACTTGGATCCTGTGGAGGCTATTGTGGAGAGCAGCAAGGACTTGATTACCCATTTTCATCTTTCGATCTCAATAACCCTTTTTCCCAGGTCCTGCATGTGGAATGCTCCTTTGAACCAGAAGACATGGCCTCGTTCAGCCCAGGATTCAAGCCAAAGTCCATATTGTGCTCAAACTCTGACAATGAGCCATTCAGTCCAAGGCTATATGGCATCAACCGCACTCAGTACCGGGCCATCCGCATATCCCCGAGGACTCACTTCCGGCCGATATCAGCCTCTGAACTTTCTCCTGGCTGGTGTAGCGTATCGGATGGGGAGTCTGAAAAGGAGGAAATGAGTCTTCCCATTCCTGGTCAGACTGACCTCTTTGATGACCCACAGGCAGACCTCAAACCCCTGGAAGAAGACGCAGAGTGCGAAGGCCCTTACTACGGAAAGTCTGAACTGGAATCTGGTAAATTTTTACCCAGATTAAAGAAGTCGGGCATGGAGAAGAGTGCCCAGACGTCACTCGATTCCCAGGAAGGTGGGGGTACGACTCTGACAACTGTCGAGCAGGAGATTTGCTTAGACTGCGAAATCGCAGGAaaatcctcagcagcagtgtcaGCTGTGAGCTCTCACGCAGAGGCGCCTGTGGATACGCTTCAGAAAGAGGAGTCCTGCGTAGAACGGGAGGCTTGTAAGTGTGTTGGAGCAAACCAGCTTCTGGAATTTGGGAAATCATACGATGTGGTTCAAGATTTGCATGAG CTTCCGCTGCTGAGTTTTGGGGAGCGGAGTGTGACGAGTAGCCAGCGTGAGGATTGCTGGTGGCAGAATACGCTTTGTTCCTCCATGTTTTCAGGATCTCGATGCACAG AAAGCAGTAACATATGA